A genomic segment from Sporichthya brevicatena encodes:
- a CDS encoding MmcQ/YjbR family DNA-binding protein produces MASAEDVRAIALQLPHVVEIPSDGFDFRVANKGFVWSYPESVPGKRRVIRDDIAVLYVGDEAEKQALLLGEPELFFTTPAYDGWPLVMLRLPKVGKRRLTELVTDAWRMRAPAELLADAE; encoded by the coding sequence GTGGCGAGCGCGGAGGATGTGCGGGCGATCGCGCTGCAGCTCCCGCACGTGGTGGAGATCCCGAGCGACGGGTTCGACTTCCGGGTCGCGAACAAGGGCTTCGTCTGGTCGTACCCGGAGAGCGTGCCGGGGAAGCGGCGCGTGATCCGCGACGACATCGCGGTGCTCTACGTCGGCGACGAGGCGGAGAAACAGGCCCTGCTCCTCGGCGAGCCCGAGCTGTTCTTCACGACCCCCGCCTACGACGGGTGGCCGCTGGTGATGCTCCGGCTGCCGAAGGTCGGCAAGCGCCGGCTCACCGAGCTCGTCACCGACGCCTGGCGCATGCGCGCGCCGGCGGAACTGCTCGCCGACGCGGAGTGA
- a CDS encoding enoyl-CoA hydratase-related protein — translation MTDDVTAQPELLVTRDAGVLTLTLNRPDVLNALSVDLGNALVAELVAAGKDPEVRAVVVTGAGRGFCAGADFTGQTIAEGQAPDYRTRLLETFNPIIAALREMPKPAVAAVNGVAAGIGLSTVLACDVILAAESAKFVSAFSGVALSPDGGLVAHCAARIGITRTAQLVYLGERLTADRALDWGLINAVHPDAELMPTALALAAQLAAGPTVAHAGAKEQFNAVISDLAAQLDHEADLQQRNAETADHVEGVNAFMEKRAPNFRGR, via the coding sequence GTGACTGACGACGTGACTGCCCAGCCCGAACTGCTGGTGACCCGCGACGCCGGTGTGCTCACGCTCACGCTGAACCGCCCCGACGTCCTCAACGCGCTCTCCGTCGACCTCGGCAACGCCCTGGTTGCCGAACTGGTCGCCGCGGGCAAGGACCCCGAGGTCCGGGCCGTCGTGGTCACCGGCGCGGGCCGCGGGTTCTGCGCCGGGGCCGACTTCACCGGCCAGACGATCGCCGAGGGCCAGGCCCCCGACTACCGGACGCGCCTGCTCGAGACCTTCAACCCGATCATCGCCGCGCTCCGCGAGATGCCGAAGCCGGCGGTCGCCGCGGTCAACGGCGTTGCCGCCGGCATCGGGCTGAGCACGGTGCTCGCCTGCGACGTGATCCTGGCCGCCGAGTCCGCGAAGTTCGTCAGCGCGTTCTCCGGCGTCGCCCTGAGCCCGGACGGTGGCCTCGTCGCCCACTGCGCCGCGCGGATCGGCATCACCCGCACCGCGCAGCTGGTCTACCTGGGCGAGCGCCTGACCGCCGACCGCGCCCTGGACTGGGGTCTGATCAACGCCGTCCACCCCGACGCGGAGCTGATGCCGACGGCGCTGGCCCTCGCGGCGCAGCTCGCGGCCGGCCCGACGGTCGCGCACGCCGGCGCCAAGGAGCAGTTCAACGCGGTGATCTCCGACCTCGCCGCCCAGCTCGACCATGAGGCCGACCTCCAGCAGCGCAACGCCGAGACGGCGGACCACGTCGAGGGCGTCAACGCGTTCATGGAGAAGCGCGCCCCGAACTTCCGCGGGCGCTGA
- a CDS encoding amylo-alpha-1,6-glucosidase codes for MVEGWAYEGAPQIGAASGTVTLLEGVTFCLAGTGGDIESGREHGLFYRDTRFLSRWVLEVDGAPVSPLGHHTLTPYSVSFVGRRPPAPHLADSTLVVTRRRHVGNGMVEEIGVRNHGREAAAVDLRLVLDSDFAGLFEVKEGRVQPRPNIRSQAGGSVVWLQHEAGADSRGVRVEGDGEARASGQELRWSLVVGPHETRTVTVRVTVSINGVDVVPRFVPGAALEESQPATRLAAWRDAAPVVTSADERLEPLLVQSLASLGALRIFHPTDPERTVVAAGAPWFMTLFGRDSILTSWMMLPVDPGLALGTALTLAELQGEREDPRSEEQPGRILHEVRSGPEAEFALGHGNIYYGSVDATPLFVLLVDELHRWGVDPARLSGLTPHVWRALDWLENYGDADGDGFVEYRRATTRGLRHQGWKDSFDAINFRSGEMAEPPIALAEVQGYAYAAYLAGARLADRVGDTWRAQRYRAKAEELKARFAEVFWLPEVGHLAAALDAAKRPVDALVSNLGHCLWTGIVADEHAEETAKALVSPPLFSGFGVRTLAAGMGAFNPVSYHNGSVWPHDSAIVAAGLMRYGFVDAAHRVIDGLLAASDCFAGALPELFCGFDRADFDPPVGYPTSCYPQAWAAAAPLLVLRTLLRLDPDVPAGTVRCDPAVPPHLAPLRVAGFVVAGTPVTVEVDTDTWTLTGLSPEIQLVQTN; via the coding sequence ATGGTCGAAGGCTGGGCGTACGAGGGGGCGCCGCAGATCGGAGCTGCCTCCGGGACCGTGACCCTGCTCGAAGGGGTGACGTTCTGCCTCGCCGGCACGGGCGGCGACATCGAGTCCGGCCGCGAGCACGGCCTGTTCTACCGGGACACGCGGTTCCTCTCGCGGTGGGTGCTCGAGGTCGACGGGGCACCCGTGAGCCCGCTGGGGCACCACACCCTGACGCCGTACTCGGTGTCGTTCGTCGGGCGTCGGCCCCCGGCGCCGCACCTGGCGGACAGCACCCTCGTCGTCACCCGGCGGCGGCACGTCGGCAACGGGATGGTCGAGGAGATCGGCGTCCGCAACCACGGCCGGGAGGCCGCGGCGGTCGACCTGCGCCTGGTGCTGGACAGCGACTTCGCCGGGCTCTTCGAGGTCAAGGAGGGCCGAGTCCAGCCGCGGCCGAACATCCGCTCGCAGGCCGGTGGGTCGGTCGTCTGGCTGCAGCACGAGGCGGGCGCGGACAGCCGTGGAGTCCGCGTCGAGGGCGACGGGGAGGCCCGGGCGTCCGGGCAGGAGTTGCGCTGGTCGCTCGTCGTCGGGCCGCACGAGACGCGGACCGTCACGGTGCGCGTCACCGTCTCGATCAACGGCGTCGACGTCGTGCCGCGGTTCGTCCCCGGCGCCGCGCTGGAGGAGTCGCAACCGGCGACGCGGCTCGCGGCCTGGCGCGACGCGGCTCCGGTCGTCACGAGCGCCGACGAGCGTCTCGAACCGCTGCTCGTCCAGAGCCTGGCGAGCCTCGGAGCGCTGCGGATCTTCCACCCGACCGACCCGGAGCGGACGGTCGTCGCGGCCGGTGCACCGTGGTTCATGACCCTGTTCGGTCGCGACTCGATCCTGACGAGCTGGATGATGCTGCCGGTCGACCCCGGGCTGGCGCTCGGCACCGCACTCACCCTCGCCGAGCTGCAGGGCGAGCGCGAGGACCCGCGCTCGGAGGAGCAGCCCGGGCGGATCCTGCACGAGGTCCGCTCCGGTCCCGAGGCCGAGTTCGCCCTCGGTCACGGCAACATCTACTACGGCTCGGTCGACGCGACTCCGCTGTTCGTTCTGCTCGTCGACGAGCTCCACCGGTGGGGCGTCGACCCGGCGCGGCTCAGCGGTCTGACCCCGCACGTCTGGCGCGCACTGGACTGGCTCGAGAACTACGGCGACGCCGACGGTGACGGGTTCGTCGAGTACCGCCGGGCGACGACGCGCGGCCTGCGCCACCAGGGCTGGAAGGACAGTTTCGACGCGATCAACTTCCGGTCCGGTGAGATGGCGGAGCCGCCGATCGCGCTCGCCGAGGTGCAGGGCTACGCCTACGCCGCCTACCTCGCCGGGGCCCGGCTCGCCGACCGCGTCGGCGACACCTGGCGCGCGCAGCGGTACCGCGCGAAGGCCGAGGAGCTGAAGGCCCGCTTCGCCGAGGTGTTCTGGCTTCCCGAGGTCGGTCACCTCGCGGCGGCGCTGGATGCGGCGAAACGCCCGGTCGACGCGCTGGTCTCCAACCTCGGCCACTGCCTGTGGACGGGCATCGTCGCCGACGAGCACGCGGAGGAGACCGCGAAGGCGCTGGTGTCCCCGCCGCTGTTCAGTGGCTTCGGGGTCCGGACCCTCGCTGCGGGGATGGGTGCCTTCAACCCCGTCAGCTACCACAACGGCTCGGTGTGGCCGCACGACTCGGCGATCGTTGCCGCCGGTCTGATGCGCTACGGCTTCGTCGACGCGGCGCACCGGGTGATCGACGGTCTGCTCGCCGCGTCCGACTGCTTCGCCGGGGCGCTGCCGGAGCTGTTCTGCGGCTTCGACCGGGCGGACTTCGACCCGCCCGTCGGTTACCCGACCTCGTGCTACCCGCAGGCGTGGGCGGCCGCCGCGCCGTTGCTCGTCCTGCGCACCCTGCTGCGGCTCGACCCGGACGTGCCGGCCGGCACCGTGCGCTGCGACCCGGCCGTGCCACCGCACCTCGCGCCGCTGCGCGTCGCCGGCTTCGTCGTCGCCGGGACCCCCGTGACGGTCGAGGTCGACACCGACACCTGGACTCTCACCGGCCTCTCGCCGGAAATCCAACTCGTACAGACGAACTGA
- a CDS encoding glycosyltransferase family 4 protein: MPTTSTSTRVLPTPSPDRPLRIAMVAPPYFSIPPKGYGGIEAVVADLVDELVADGHHVTLIGAGPHGTKATEYVSTFDEPPSRKLGEPLPEVVHAARVAQIVERGNFDIVHDHTLAGPLLARATVAPTVVTMHGPLEPDPLEYYRALGGTVHLIGISDAQRRPAPDLPWLGTVHNGIRVETFPFQPKKENFALFMGRFHPQKAPHLAIDAARAAGMPITLAGKCQEPVEKAYFEAEIAPRIGPDVSLFGVADAVAKRQLYRRAACLLFPICWEEPFGLVMVEAMACGTPVVALRRGSVPEVVRDGVTGVVVDSPDELPAAIEAARVLSPQACRDHVATSFSTERMAHGYVAAYRKLLAPMQEPAVPAVRSVA, encoded by the coding sequence GTGCCCACGACGAGCACCTCCACCCGTGTGCTGCCGACACCATCACCGGACCGGCCCCTGCGCATCGCCATGGTCGCGCCGCCGTACTTCTCGATCCCGCCGAAAGGTTACGGCGGCATCGAGGCTGTCGTCGCCGACCTCGTCGACGAACTGGTGGCCGACGGACACCACGTGACGCTGATCGGCGCGGGCCCGCACGGCACCAAGGCGACCGAGTACGTCTCGACCTTCGACGAGCCCCCGAGCCGCAAGCTCGGCGAGCCGCTCCCCGAGGTCGTGCACGCGGCGCGGGTGGCGCAGATCGTCGAGCGGGGCAACTTCGACATCGTCCACGACCACACGCTCGCCGGGCCGCTGCTCGCCCGCGCAACGGTCGCGCCGACGGTCGTCACCATGCACGGCCCGCTCGAGCCCGACCCGCTCGAGTACTACCGCGCGCTGGGCGGCACGGTGCACCTCATCGGCATCTCCGACGCGCAGCGTCGGCCCGCGCCGGACCTGCCCTGGCTCGGGACCGTGCACAACGGCATCCGCGTCGAGACCTTCCCCTTCCAGCCGAAGAAGGAGAACTTCGCCCTCTTCATGGGCCGCTTCCACCCGCAGAAGGCGCCGCACCTCGCGATCGACGCCGCCCGCGCCGCCGGGATGCCGATCACGCTCGCGGGCAAGTGCCAGGAGCCGGTGGAGAAGGCGTACTTCGAGGCCGAGATCGCGCCGCGGATCGGGCCGGACGTCTCGCTGTTCGGCGTCGCCGACGCCGTCGCGAAGCGTCAGCTGTACCGGCGGGCGGCGTGCCTGCTGTTCCCGATCTGCTGGGAGGAGCCGTTCGGTCTCGTCATGGTCGAGGCGATGGCGTGCGGCACCCCGGTGGTCGCCCTGCGCCGCGGGTCGGTGCCCGAGGTGGTGCGGGACGGCGTCACCGGCGTCGTCGTCGACAGCCCGGACGAACTCCCGGCCGCCATCGAGGCCGCGCGGGTGCTCAGCCCGCAGGCCTGCCGGGACCACGTCGCCACGTCGTTCTCCACCGAGCGCATGGCGCACGGGTACGTCGCCGCCTACCGCAAGCTCCTGGCCCCGATGCAGGAGCCGGCGGTCCCGGCCGTCCGGTCGGTCGCCTGA
- a CDS encoding TetR/AcrR family transcriptional regulator, producing the protein MSSQLRQDPETRTASILAVARELLREVGYEHFLPAEVARRCGISEGLVYRYFPTKRSLLTRVAEDWFAEILTLEPELESVEGPRARLRYVIAYSLGVVRKEPKLTRFVYLELRPSSDYRETRAYELNRRFTGILGQAVSEGIAAGHFRADVDLRLLRDLVFGAIEYQSWGYLRGEDAPSVEETADAITDLVYRAIAA; encoded by the coding sequence GTGAGTTCGCAGTTGAGGCAGGACCCGGAGACGCGCACGGCCTCGATCCTGGCCGTCGCGCGAGAGTTGTTGCGCGAAGTCGGGTACGAGCACTTCCTGCCGGCCGAGGTCGCCCGCCGCTGCGGGATCTCCGAGGGCCTCGTCTACCGCTACTTCCCGACCAAGCGGTCGCTGCTCACCCGCGTCGCCGAGGACTGGTTCGCCGAGATCCTGACGCTGGAACCGGAGCTGGAGAGCGTCGAGGGTCCACGGGCCCGGCTGCGGTACGTCATCGCCTACTCCCTCGGCGTGGTGCGCAAGGAACCGAAGCTGACGCGCTTCGTCTACCTGGAACTGCGGCCGTCGTCGGACTACCGCGAGACCCGCGCGTACGAACTCAACCGCCGGTTCACCGGCATCCTCGGCCAGGCCGTGAGCGAGGGCATCGCCGCCGGTCACTTCCGGGCCGACGTGGACCTGCGTCTGCTCCGCGACCTCGTCTTCGGCGCGATCGAGTACCAGTCCTGGGGTTACCTGCGCGGCGAGGACGCCCCGTCGGTCGAGGAGACCGCCGACGCGATCACCGACCTCGTCTACCGCGCCATCGCGGCCTGA
- a CDS encoding CBS domain-containing protein, which yields MPRPRSVGDVMTREVVSVGPHAGYTEIRAAMLKHDVGGLPVVGADGVLLGMVTEADLIAKEAYRASGRGRRMFDRFRRRETNWTAKAAGRTAADLMTPQVEAVAPSDDLRAVARRMLQRRLKRMPVLDGGRVVGIVARQDLLRPFERSDADLAVDVEAALADPDLPTELAVLCQVTDGVVHLWGSVRVPADLPPVLTAVARIPGVVAVDAQLFPRDPNPGGRL from the coding sequence GTGCCGCGACCGCGGTCGGTCGGGGACGTCATGACGCGGGAGGTCGTCTCGGTGGGCCCGCATGCGGGTTACACCGAGATCCGGGCCGCGATGCTCAAACACGACGTGGGTGGACTGCCCGTCGTCGGCGCCGACGGGGTGTTGCTCGGGATGGTGACCGAGGCCGACCTCATCGCGAAGGAGGCCTACCGGGCGTCCGGCCGCGGCCGCCGGATGTTCGACCGGTTCCGCCGGCGCGAGACGAACTGGACCGCGAAGGCCGCGGGCCGCACCGCTGCGGATCTGATGACCCCCCAGGTCGAGGCGGTGGCGCCCAGCGACGACCTGCGCGCCGTCGCCCGCCGGATGCTGCAGCGCCGGCTCAAACGCATGCCCGTCCTCGACGGGGGACGGGTGGTCGGCATCGTCGCGCGCCAGGACCTGCTGCGCCCGTTCGAGCGCAGTGACGCCGACCTCGCCGTCGACGTCGAGGCGGCGCTCGCCGACCCGGACCTGCCGACCGAGCTCGCGGTGCTCTGCCAGGTCACCGACGGCGTGGTCCACCTGTGGGGCTCGGTGCGCGTGCCGGCCGACCTGCCGCCGGTGCTCACCGCCGTCGCGCGGATCCCGGGCGTCGTCGCGGTCGACGCGCAGCTGTTCCCGCGGGACCCGAACCCGGGCGGCCGGCTGTAG
- a CDS encoding acetyl-CoA C-acetyltransferase, giving the protein MPEAVIVATARSPIGRAFKGSLKDIRPDDLTVQMIQAAMAKVPQLSYDDVNDLMLGCGLPGGEQGFNMARVVAVLLGQDQLPGTTITRYCSSSLQTTRMAMHAIRAGEGDVFISAGVETVSRFAKGNSDSLPDTMNPVFDAAQQRTAKTAETGAASWDDPRAGGDVPDVYIAMGQTAENVARHANVSREDMDAFGVRSQNLAEKAIADGFFAREIVPVTLPDGSVVSTDDGPRPGVTLEAVRELKPVFRPDGRVTAANCCPLNDGAAAVVVMSDTKARELGITPLARVVATGVSGLSPEIMGLGPVEASKQALARAGMSVSDIDLVEINEAFAAQVIPSARELGIDPFGDQLNVHGGAIAVGHPFGMTGARITATLINGLQTRDKQFGLETMCVGGGMGMAMILERLS; this is encoded by the coding sequence ATGCCTGAGGCCGTCATCGTTGCCACCGCCCGCAGCCCGATCGGGCGCGCGTTCAAAGGGTCGCTGAAGGACATCCGTCCCGACGACCTGACCGTCCAGATGATCCAGGCCGCGATGGCCAAGGTCCCCCAGCTCTCCTACGACGACGTCAACGACCTGATGCTCGGCTGCGGTCTCCCCGGCGGCGAGCAGGGCTTCAACATGGCCCGCGTCGTCGCCGTGCTCCTCGGGCAGGACCAACTGCCGGGCACGACGATCACGCGGTACTGCTCGTCCTCGCTGCAGACGACCCGCATGGCGATGCACGCCATCCGCGCGGGCGAGGGCGACGTGTTCATCTCCGCCGGCGTCGAGACCGTCTCCCGGTTCGCCAAGGGCAACAGCGACTCGCTGCCGGACACGATGAACCCGGTCTTCGACGCCGCGCAGCAGCGGACCGCGAAAACCGCCGAGACCGGCGCCGCGTCCTGGGACGACCCGCGCGCCGGCGGCGACGTCCCCGACGTCTACATCGCGATGGGGCAGACCGCCGAGAACGTCGCCCGGCACGCGAACGTCTCCCGCGAGGACATGGACGCCTTCGGTGTGCGCTCGCAGAACCTCGCGGAGAAGGCGATCGCCGACGGGTTCTTCGCGCGCGAGATCGTGCCGGTCACGCTGCCCGACGGGTCGGTCGTCTCGACCGACGACGGCCCGCGCCCCGGCGTGACGCTGGAGGCCGTGCGTGAGCTCAAGCCGGTGTTCCGCCCCGACGGCCGCGTCACCGCCGCCAACTGCTGTCCGCTGAACGACGGCGCGGCCGCGGTGGTCGTCATGTCCGACACCAAGGCCCGCGAGCTCGGGATTACGCCGCTCGCGCGCGTCGTCGCCACCGGTGTCTCCGGGCTGTCGCCGGAGATCATGGGCCTCGGCCCGGTGGAGGCGTCCAAGCAGGCCCTCGCCCGCGCGGGGATGTCGGTCTCGGACATCGACCTCGTGGAGATCAACGAGGCCTTCGCCGCGCAGGTGATCCCCTCCGCGCGCGAACTCGGCATCGACCCGTTCGGTGACCAGCTCAACGTGCACGGCGGCGCCATTGCCGTCGGGCATCCCTTCGGTATGACCGGTGCCCGCATCACCGCCACGCTGATCAACGGCCTGCAGACCCGCGACAAGCAGTTCGGGCTGGAGACGATGTGCGTCGGCGGCGGGATGGGCATGGCAATGATTCTCGAGAGGCTCAGCTGA
- a CDS encoding DUF2461 domain-containing protein yields MTFEGIPTAALDFYDDLEADNSKTFWTAHKHVYEQSVRAPMEALAAALAKEFGEGKLFRPYRDVRFSKDKTPYKTHQGVWFEETRVYVQVSAAGLFVAAGYWRTETSQVERLRRAVDHDLHGSALEAAIAKVTKKGFRIGGNQLARVPKGYDREHPRADLLRHKTLTAAKDLGFPDWLSTPKAKTQVAKEWRAMAPLVEWLDRHVGPA; encoded by the coding sequence GTGACGTTCGAGGGCATTCCGACTGCAGCACTGGACTTCTACGACGACCTGGAGGCCGACAACTCCAAGACGTTCTGGACCGCGCACAAGCACGTGTACGAGCAGTCGGTCCGGGCGCCGATGGAGGCCCTGGCCGCGGCGCTGGCGAAGGAGTTCGGCGAGGGCAAGCTGTTCCGCCCGTACCGGGACGTCCGGTTCTCCAAGGACAAGACGCCGTACAAGACCCACCAGGGCGTCTGGTTCGAGGAGACGCGGGTCTACGTGCAGGTCTCCGCGGCCGGGCTGTTCGTCGCCGCCGGCTACTGGCGGACCGAGACGTCCCAGGTCGAGCGGTTGCGCCGCGCTGTCGACCACGACCTGCACGGGTCGGCGCTCGAGGCCGCGATCGCGAAGGTGACGAAGAAAGGCTTCCGGATCGGCGGGAACCAGCTCGCGCGCGTCCCGAAGGGCTACGACCGCGAGCACCCGCGCGCGGACCTGCTCCGGCACAAGACGCTGACCGCCGCGAAGGATCTCGGCTTCCCGGACTGGCTCTCGACCCCGAAGGCCAAGACCCAGGTCGCGAAGGAGTGGCGCGCGATGGCGCCTCTCGTCGAGTGGCTGGACCGGCACGTGGGGCCGGCCTGA
- a CDS encoding DUF4267 domain-containing protein — MAFPIPLTLAATRIGAGILTYAAPETAAKMFGIRDAENSSAYLARLFGSRDLVLGLALLSGNSAVRRNTLRLGLIVDSCDAVAGILETKRGKLTPVGSAVLVGGAVAFAALGYTALRDAD; from the coding sequence ATGGCGTTCCCGATCCCCCTCACCCTTGCCGCGACCCGCATCGGCGCCGGCATCCTCACCTACGCCGCGCCGGAGACCGCGGCGAAGATGTTCGGCATCCGCGACGCGGAGAACTCCTCGGCGTACCTCGCTCGCCTCTTCGGCAGCCGCGACCTCGTCCTCGGGCTCGCGCTGCTCTCGGGCAACTCCGCCGTCCGGCGCAACACCCTCCGCCTCGGCCTGATCGTCGACAGCTGCGACGCCGTCGCCGGAATTCTGGAGACCAAGCGCGGCAAGCTCACCCCCGTCGGCTCCGCCGTCCTCGTCGGCGGCGCCGTCGCCTTCGCGGCCCTCGGCTACACCGCCCTCCGCGACGCCGACTGA
- a CDS encoding phosphatase PAP2 family protein, producing the protein MRARRVALGTGVCFAVIAVLVRTEFSPLLDLDRDVTRSAVDLARDHETYRDAMKTATWLLHSQLVLLYAAVVALGLADARRPAAAVWLAAVVGVGTVVNPVLKVLFDRERPVVPEPVDTFSGLSFPSGHAASAGLICAALAVLLWPRPGRVGHVALVTGVAVIPLLSGWTRLTLGAHFLSDVVAGVLWSVAWVAAWQPALPALERRLAPPRWR; encoded by the coding sequence GTGCGTGCGCGGCGGGTGGCCCTCGGAACCGGTGTCTGCTTCGCCGTCATCGCAGTACTGGTTCGTACCGAGTTCTCGCCCCTGCTGGATCTGGACCGGGACGTCACCCGATCGGCTGTGGACCTCGCCCGCGACCACGAGACCTACCGGGACGCGATGAAGACCGCGACGTGGTTGCTGCACTCCCAGCTGGTCCTGCTCTACGCCGCCGTCGTCGCGCTCGGGCTCGCGGACGCGCGCCGCCCGGCCGCCGCTGTGTGGCTCGCCGCGGTGGTCGGTGTCGGCACGGTGGTCAACCCCGTGCTCAAGGTGCTGTTCGACCGTGAGCGCCCGGTCGTGCCCGAGCCGGTCGACACGTTCTCCGGCTTGAGCTTTCCGTCCGGCCACGCCGCCAGCGCGGGCCTGATCTGCGCGGCCCTCGCGGTGCTGCTGTGGCCCCGGCCGGGCCGGGTCGGCCACGTCGCACTGGTCACCGGCGTCGCGGTGATCCCGCTGCTCTCGGGCTGGACGCGCCTGACCCTCGGCGCCCACTTCCTGTCCGACGTGGTCGCCGGGGTGCTGTGGTCCGTCGCCTGGGTCGCCGCGTGGCAGCCCGCCCTCCCCGCCCTCGAGCGCCGCCTCGCCCCTCCCCGGTGGAGATGA
- a CDS encoding GNAT family N-acetyltransferase gives MLRPATPADTDAVVALAHAEEVAWFGVAESSHEEIAHYLRFSGGVESGVVVDDGRVRAFALVTSTAEGVVILDPADPAPPLTAVYAWVRENGARHLEVQPRDADRIAWLVADGWTHTRSVFDLTMPTDAPLLGTEPVWPAGVALRPYDRGPDDAAVHHLIYVEADYASVPGHHDRPLEMWQQMHTAENTRGWVVHRDGRPVGWIVGRVQDDGYGWVHQLAVATSERGAGLGRALLLHSFAGLVAEGAEHLGLTVQASNDRAIGLYRSVGLTVQKEWLVLTR, from the coding sequence GTGCTGCGTCCCGCGACCCCTGCCGACACCGACGCCGTCGTCGCCCTCGCCCACGCCGAGGAGGTCGCCTGGTTCGGGGTGGCCGAGAGCAGCCACGAGGAGATCGCGCACTACCTGCGCTTCAGCGGCGGGGTCGAGTCCGGGGTCGTCGTCGACGACGGGCGGGTACGCGCCTTCGCCCTCGTCACCTCGACCGCCGAGGGCGTCGTGATCCTCGACCCGGCCGACCCCGCGCCCCCGCTCACCGCCGTCTACGCCTGGGTGCGGGAGAACGGGGCGCGGCACCTCGAGGTGCAGCCCCGCGACGCCGACCGCATCGCGTGGCTGGTCGCCGACGGCTGGACCCACACCCGCTCGGTCTTCGACCTGACGATGCCGACCGATGCGCCCCTGCTCGGAACCGAGCCCGTCTGGCCGGCCGGGGTCGCGCTGCGCCCCTACGACCGCGGGCCGGACGACGCCGCCGTGCACCACCTCATCTACGTCGAGGCCGACTACGCCTCGGTCCCCGGGCACCACGACCGCCCGCTGGAGATGTGGCAGCAGATGCACACTGCGGAGAACACCCGTGGCTGGGTCGTGCACCGCGACGGACGCCCCGTCGGCTGGATCGTCGGACGCGTCCAGGACGACGGGTACGGCTGGGTCCACCAGCTCGCCGTCGCGACCTCGGAGCGGGGGGCCGGCCTCGGTCGCGCACTGCTGCTGCACTCCTTCGCCGGGCTCGTCGCCGAGGGCGCCGAGCACCTCGGCCTCACCGTCCAGGCGTCCAACGACCGGGCGATCGGGCTCTACCGCTCCGTCGGCCTGACGGTGCAGAAGGAATGGCTCGTCCTCACCCGGTGA